A stretch of Oncorhynchus mykiss isolate Arlee chromosome 12, USDA_OmykA_1.1, whole genome shotgun sequence DNA encodes these proteins:
- the LOC110537053 gene encoding beta-1,3-galactosyl-O-glycosyl-glycoprotein beta-1,6-N-acetylglucosaminyltransferase 4 produces MKIRCFFPSRLRKKHFISSLSSLLVICALLLLCLKVTVKNSVIVEQYGTTAGYDDVEPPHRYNIDCNAIYNMDPAEVGKSLVIRKQGVVWEQDESLINLTSNCPRYLRSRGYGTVQVSEEEQAFPLAYSLVVHKSAFMVDKILRAVYTPNNIYCIHYDLKSSELFKEAMEGLARCLPNVFIASKLETVLYASISRLKADLNCLSDLMGSEVKWRYVINLCGQDFPLRSNIELVADLKKLQGGNMMETSRPSKYKKQRFSFHHKLQNAAFEYIQMPVKTDKAKEPPPRGIQMFIGSAYFVLSWEFVAYVNTSTLARDFLVWSNDTYSPDEHFWATLTRVPGVPGEVPRTQADVTDLMSKTRLVKWSYLEGPLYPTCTGKHVRSVCIYGAGELYWLMNYGSWFANKVDPKVDPVLIQCLEEKLEEKQRLLVKAKKSQPKTLENVKLIDE; encoded by the coding sequence ATGAAAATTAGATGTTTTTTTCCAAGCAGACTGCGGAAGAAGCATTTTATTTCTTCATTATCGTCGCTGTTGGTGATCTGTGCCTTGCTGCTCCTCTGCCTAAAGGTCACCGTTAAAAACAGTGTGATTGTTGAACAGTACGGGACTACCGCAGGCTACGATGACGTCGAGCCTCCCCACCGCTACAACATTGACTGCAATGCCATCTACAACATGGATCCGGCCGAGGTGGGGAAGTCACTGGTCATCAGAAAACAAGGGGTGGTGTGGGAGCAGGATGAGAGCTTGATCAACCTGACCTCTAACTGCCCGCGCTACCTCCGCTCCCGGGGCTATGGCACCGTCCAGGTGTCAGAGGAGGAGCAGGCCTTTCCACTGGCTTACTCCCTGGTGGTCCACAAATCTGCCTTCATGGTGGACAAGATCCTCCGGGCCGTCTACACCCCTAACAATATCTACTGTATCCACTACGACCTGAAGTCATCAGAACTGTTCAAAGAGGCCATGGAGGGTCTGGCCCGCTGTCTGCCCAACGTCTTTATCGCCTCTAAGCTGGAGACAGTGCTGTACGCCAGCATTAGCCGCCTCAAAGCCGACCTTAACTGCTTGTCTGACCTCATGGGGTCAGAGGTCAAGTGGAGGTATGTCATCAACCTGTGCGGCCAGGACTTTCCCTTGCGCTCCAACATAGAGCTGGTGGCCGACCTGAAGAAGCTCCAGGGGGGTAATATGATGGAGACGAGTCGTCCAAGCAAATACAAGAAGCAGCGTTTCTCCTTCCACCACAAGCTGCAGAACGCCGCCTTCGAGTACATCCAGATGCCGGTGAAAACCGACAAGGCCAAGGAGCCTCCCCCACGCGGCATCCAGATGTTCATCGGCAGTGCCTACTTCGTGCTCTCGTGGGAGTTTGTAGCGTATGTGAACACGTCTACACTGGCTAGGGATTTCCTGGTGTGGTCGAACGACACCTACTCCCCAGACGAACACTTCTGGGCCACTCTGACACGGGTGCCGGGCGTGCCGGGCGAGGTGCCCCGGACCCAGGCCGACGTCACAGACCTAATGAGCAAGACCAGGCTGGTGAAGTGGAGTTACCTGGAGGGACCACTTTACCCAACATGCACAGGGAAACATGTCCGCAGTGTGTGTATCTATGGggctggggagctgtactggctCATGAACTACGGCAGCTGGTTCGCCAATAAGGTGGACCCCAAAGTTGACCCAGTCCTTATCCAGTGTCTGGAGGAGAAattagaggagaaacagagactcTTGGTCAAGGCTAAGAAGTCACAACCAAAGACTCTGGAAAATGTTAAATTAATTgatgaatga